One stretch of Carassius gibelio isolate Cgi1373 ecotype wild population from Czech Republic chromosome B1, carGib1.2-hapl.c, whole genome shotgun sequence DNA includes these proteins:
- the lrpap1 gene encoding alpha-2-macroglobulin receptor-associated protein: MQILIWLSLFAVGAMGGKYSQEMNEQKASDKNNNQVEFRIAKLNQVWEKAIRMQLAPVRLSELHSDLKIQEKDELQWKKLKAEGMDEDGEREAKLRRNFNIILAKYGMDGKKDTRTLDSNRLKDHDVKEGDTFEDPRLDKLWNKAKTSGKFSDEELQTLQREFRHHKDKINEYNIVMDTVSRTEEIHKNVISPLEGDMKDDVLHQKHADLKQRMRYLNQGFERLRKITHEGYSADSEFKEPRVIELWEMAKRSNLSEDELDSLKEELRHFETKVEKHQHYQEQLELSHQKLKHVEALGDEDHIMRNKEKYNTLAEKAREMGYKMKKHLQDLTNKISRNGLQHNEL; this comes from the exons ATGCAGATTCTGATTTGGCTTTCTTTGTTTGCTGTCGGAGCAATGGGTGGGAAGTACTCGCaagaaatgaatgaacaaaaggcatctgataaaaacaacaaccagGTGGAATTCAGGATTGCCAAACTAAATCAGGTTTGGGAAAAGGCGATACGA ATGCAGCTTGCACCGGTGAGACTCTCAGAACTCCACAGTGACCTGAAGATCCAAGAGAAAGATGAACTTCAGTGGAAAAAACTGAAAGCAGAAGGGATGGAtgaggatggagagagagaagccAAGCTCAGACGCAATTTTAATA tTATTTTAGCAAAGTATGGAATGGATGGGAAAAAAGACACCCGGACACTGGACAGCAACAGACTGAAAGATCACGATGTTAAAGAGGGAGACACATTTGAAGACCCAAGGCTGGACAAGCTGTGGAACAAG GCTAAGACTTCTGGAAAGTTCTCTGACGAGGAGCTCCAGACCTTGCAGAGAGAATTCCGGCACCACAAAGACAAAATCAATGAGTACAACATTGTCATGGACACTGTCAGCCGGACAGAAG AGATCCATAAGAATGTAATCAGTCCTCTGGAGGGTGACATGAAGGACGATGTTCTCCATCAGAAACACGCAGATCTGAAGCAGAGGATGAGGTACCTTAACCAGGGCTTTGAACGACTCCGCAAGATCACCCATGAGGGTTACAGTGCTGACAGTG AATTTAAGGAGCCACGAGTCATCGAACTTTGGGAGATGGCAAAAAGATCGAATCTCAGTGAAGATGAACTTGACTCTCTTAAA GAAGAACTTAGACACTTTGAAACAAAGGTGGAGAAGCACCAGCACTATCAGGAGCAGCTGGAACTGTCTCATCAGAAGCTGAAGCATGTGGAGGCCCTGGGAGACGAAGATCACATCATGAGAAACAAAGAGAAATACAACACTCTTGCTGAGAAAGCGCGAGAAATGGGTTACAAG atgaAGAAACACTTGCAGGACTTGACGAATAAGATTTCCCGAAATGGATTGCAACACAATGAACTCTGA